ACTGCATCCCAAATCCGTGGACTCGCTCACCCATTGGCGCGGCATAGCGCAGCGTGACGCGATTAAAACTGCGTGGCATCGCGCTGTGACCAGACACATCGACCGCGAGGCGCTCGTCGTCTACCAGGTGAATCCTGATAGTCCAACTACCGGCGCAGCCCTTGCCACGAACGGTACCTGACAACAAAACTTCATCGTCTTCATCTTGCCAGTCTGAAATGAAAACCTGGTCGCACGTCACGAGCGAGTGATCCTTCACGGTAATGGAACCCCGCGCTTCGGTGATATGCTCTCTCCCAACGGAAAATGCGACAAAGGGCTCACCAGGAACCGTGTGCCAAATCCTGCGCGCGGCAAAACTTCGATGGCTTACAACCAGAGACTCAGCCCCACTTACGTCTCCACGCCACGCGACGATAAATGGACCAACTTCGCCTCTCAGCTCTTGCTGCATGGAGCCACTAACAACAAGATGTTGAGCATTTGCCGTTTGGGACACAAAGAACATCAACACGGCAAACGATAGCTTGTTGACCAAAGTGCTTGGTGCTAACTTCATCGACTTCCCCCAATTATGGGCGACACTAAGGAGTAGCTCAGTATGACACATCCAAACTTTCAGCACTCTCGCCGTATCATCTTATCTAAAATCTATCGCCTTGGGTTTAGCTTAGTCGTAGCGGCTTCGTGTACTCTGGCACACGCTGACTCTGATGAGTCAACTGATAGCTTAAGCATTGCGATCGAAGGCACTGTGACGGCTCTGGTTGGCACGGACTGGGAGCAGCCTGGCCATTTTGGCACACTACACATTGACGATCACAATGTCTCCGGAGACGACGGTTGTAACCTCTTCAGTGGCATTGACAGCGGTGCCGAGGCTACTGGTTTTGTCTTCGCCCCTAGTGGCGCGATTAAGACAGGTGCGCTTTGGCACTTAGTCACGACCCTCAGAGCTTGTTGGCCTCAGCGCCTTCCGACTATCGACCTCCCATCGAAAGAATGGGCTAGCTACGAGCTGGAGGGTGACCGATTGACCATCAAGCTTCGTGACGGCCAATCCATAGCGTTGACTAAAAAGATCTGATCAAACCATCGTTTGAGTTTGCTCACCGTCAGTCGTCAATCCGGCCTAACCGAAGACTCGCAACAACAGTGCGGATCCAGTCGAGGTAGGCCGGAACCAAAGTATACACACCGCCACGATCGCAAGAAGGCAAACCGCGCGACGTCACTCCTGCGAGTAACAAGCGACCTGACGCACTTTTGACGAAGGCCGGACCACCGCTGTCACCGTTACAAGTATCGGGAAGTCCCTCCGCACCGGCATAAAACTCGGTCGTAGTGCGTCCACCGATATCCTCGGAGTGCTCACTAAAATCCTGCGGGTCTGCGCCCAGATGCTCAAAGTACTTAGTCTCCGCCATGTGGAGGTTGTGCTTTACGTAGCGTTTTTCGCGCCGCGCTTGCTTACCGTACCCCATGATCACAATCGGAGCCGCATCGGCGAAGGCGGCGTCGAGATCGCTCGCGGCAAGCAGGGACGCTGTTATGACGCCAGGTATAGGATCGCGCAGCTGCCACACGGCAATGTCCCTGGCATTGCCAGGCTTCACGATCCCAGAGTCGTCCTCGTCATCATCGCCAGCACCGTGGCTGTAACCGGACTCAATGGTAATCGCTGCGACTTCGTGACGGACAGCCCGTGAAGATTCGGGATCGTTGTCAGAAGCGACCACTGCGACCGACTCCGGGAGTGAAGGCAAACCATCAGGTCCGAGAGAGCAGTGAGCGGCAGTAAGGAGAAACTCGGGAGTGAGCATCACACCCGTGCAAAAAGACTCGTAGGCACCATCCGGCCCCACTTCTTGCAGGGAAACAGCTGGATATTTACGCGCGTCTACCTCATGACCTCGCACGATTTTGACCGCACTAGTTTGCTGACTATGACCACAGCTCAGTGCAAGGCCCATCGAAGTCACGACATAAACGAGACGGCACAAGTAACCCGAGGTTTTCATTCAGCTCTCTCCCATCGACCACCGCCACACCTGCATAACGGTGGATATTTAGCCGTGAATAATTGATATAAAAACCCATGTCCAGACATATTGTCAATTAGTTAGCCTGTATTTTATTATCTGC
The Deltaproteobacteria bacterium DNA segment above includes these coding regions:
- a CDS encoding trypsin-like serine protease → MKTSGYLCRLVYVVTSMGLALSCGHSQQTSAVKIVRGHEVDARKYPAVSLQEVGPDGAYESFCTGVMLTPEFLLTAAHCSLGPDGLPSLPESVAVVASDNDPESSRAVRHEVAAITIESGYSHGAGDDDEDDSGIVKPGNARDIAVWQLRDPIPGVITASLLAASDLDAAFADAAPIVIMGYGKQARREKRYVKHNLHMAETKYFEHLGADPQDFSEHSEDIGGRTTTEFYAGAEGLPDTCNGDSGGPAFVKSASGRLLLAGVTSRGLPSCDRGGVYTLVPAYLDWIRTVVASLRLGRIDD